A window from Thiomonas sp. FB-Cd encodes these proteins:
- a CDS encoding helix-turn-helix domain-containing protein: protein MTCVCSIGCAIKGKSRPSKELCERFNAALASRIGSTYRHTRVIQAAAQARVAEYMMQVLQAAGARGVCIPRSLPNVPRSDIASYLRLRTETLSRVLSQFRKEGWIRGPIHRIEVLEPDAIAALREP from the coding sequence ATGACATGTGTCTGCAGCATCGGATGCGCTATCAAGGGAAAGAGCCGCCCTTCGAAGGAATTATGCGAACGATTCAATGCCGCGCTTGCCAGTCGGATTGGATCGACGTACAGGCATACGCGCGTCATCCAAGCTGCGGCGCAGGCTCGCGTGGCGGAGTACATGATGCAAGTTCTCCAAGCGGCTGGGGCGCGCGGCGTCTGCATACCCCGAAGCCTGCCAAATGTGCCCCGGTCGGATATCGCCAGTTACTTGCGTTTGCGCACGGAGACGCTCAGCCGTGTCTTATCGCAGTTTAGGAAAGAGGGGTGGATACGCGGGCCGATTCATCGCATCGAGGTCCTCGAACCGGATGCCATTGCGGCGCTTAGGGAGCCGTAG
- the coxB gene encoding cytochrome c oxidase subunit II encodes MKLKHYVTAASALFVCTAFADQSLPGGPQVNGIDFQHPVTSIARDQRDLNYMVMLICLGIGILVFGVMFYSVFKHRKSKGAVASQFHESTTVEIVWTVVPLLIVIAMVIPATKTVVAQQNVSDSYMTVKVTGYQWKWGYDYVDGPGKGIAFYSTLTTPMSEIYGSAPKPDNYLLQVDHPLVVPVDKKIRILTTSMDVLHGWYVPSFGVQMDAIPGFIRETWFKADQVGTYYGQCAQVCGKGHAFMPIVVKVMSQPDYDNWVKTEQATLKKDGGALAPSGATS; translated from the coding sequence ATGAAACTGAAGCACTATGTGACGGCGGCCTCGGCCTTGTTTGTTTGCACGGCGTTTGCCGACCAGAGTCTGCCGGGGGGGCCGCAGGTCAACGGCATTGATTTTCAGCATCCGGTGACGAGCATTGCGCGCGACCAGCGCGATCTGAACTACATGGTGATGCTGATTTGTCTGGGGATCGGCATTTTGGTGTTTGGGGTGATGTTTTATTCGGTGTTCAAGCACCGCAAGTCCAAGGGGGCGGTGGCGTCGCAGTTTCACGAGAGCACAACGGTGGAGATTGTGTGGACGGTGGTGCCGCTGCTCATTGTGATTGCCATGGTGATTCCGGCGACGAAGACGGTGGTGGCGCAGCAGAACGTGTCGGACTCGTACATGACGGTGAAGGTCACGGGTTATCAGTGGAAGTGGGGATACGACTACGTGGACGGTCCGGGCAAGGGCATTGCCTTTTACTCGACGTTGACCACGCCGATGTCGGAGATTTACGGCAGCGCGCCCAAGCCGGACAATTATTTGCTGCAGGTTGATCATCCGCTGGTGGTGCCGGTGGACAAGAAGATCCGGATTCTGACCACGTCGATGGACGTTTTGCACGGTTGGTACGTGCCGTCGTTCGGGGTGCAGATGGATGCCATCCCGGGGTTCATCCGTGAAACCTGGTTCAAGGCTGATCAGGTGGGTACCTATTACGGCCAGTGCGCGCAGGTTTGCGGCAAGGGTCACGCCTTCATGCCCATTGTGGTCAAGGTCATGTCGCAGCCCGATTACGACAATTGGGTCAAAACCGAGCAGGCCACGCTGAAGAAGGATGGCGGCGCCCTGGCCCCTTCCGGAGCGACGAGCTGA
- the ipdC gene encoding indolepyruvate/phenylpyruvate decarboxylase: MPSTLTERLLQALRQRGATEIFGIPGDFALPLFREFERSAVLPLYTFSHEPGVGFAADASARVRGGLGVAAVTYGAGALNMINAVAGAYAERVPVVVISGAPATHEAASGFLLHHQVKTLDSQWKIYQEITADRVRLDDPSAAPELIARVLDTALRASRPVYIEIPRDMPSRTCDEVPTLPLPKPDQEALDTCAAELLARLKDAQHPVLMVGVEVRRYALESRVAELARRLGIPVVTSFMGRGLLAESAADLRGTYLGLAGDPSITALVESSDALLLLGVIVSDTNFAVSAQRIDLRHAIQALEGRVVMGHHVYPDLPLTALIDAMLERTPIDAHVVATPRADTLPAGAWVADDSPVAPIDIAAAVNALIRQHGSMPLASDVGDCLFTAMDIGPAEMIAPGYYATMGYGVPAGLGLQAATGQRPIILVGDGAFQMTGWELGNASHYGWDPIVLVFNNAAWEMLHVFEPSARFNTLPAWDFASMAAGMGGDGVVVRTRAELKSALKHAHATRGRFQLLDIRLAPGVLSPTLERFVHAVRRLSTGTPEE, from the coding sequence ATGCCATCTACATTGACGGAACGGTTGCTTCAAGCCCTCAGGCAACGGGGAGCTACGGAGATATTCGGAATTCCAGGCGACTTTGCCCTGCCACTGTTTCGCGAATTCGAGCGCAGCGCTGTGCTGCCGCTCTACACCTTCTCCCACGAACCCGGCGTTGGCTTCGCCGCGGATGCTTCGGCGCGCGTGCGCGGTGGCCTTGGGGTGGCGGCCGTCACCTATGGCGCCGGAGCTCTGAACATGATCAATGCGGTGGCAGGCGCCTACGCTGAGCGAGTTCCCGTCGTCGTAATTTCTGGGGCACCAGCGACGCATGAGGCTGCCAGCGGCTTTCTCCTGCACCACCAAGTCAAAACTCTCGACTCCCAATGGAAGATCTATCAGGAGATCACCGCGGACCGCGTACGACTGGATGACCCGTCGGCCGCGCCTGAATTGATCGCCCGAGTTTTGGACACGGCGCTACGCGCCTCGCGCCCCGTCTACATCGAAATCCCGCGAGATATGCCTTCGCGGACCTGCGATGAAGTTCCCACGCTGCCTTTGCCAAAACCTGATCAAGAGGCGTTGGACACCTGCGCTGCTGAACTCCTGGCCCGCCTTAAGGACGCGCAGCATCCGGTCTTGATGGTCGGCGTGGAGGTGCGAAGGTACGCACTGGAATCCCGCGTGGCTGAGCTTGCGCGCAGGCTTGGCATTCCTGTGGTGACTAGTTTCATGGGACGCGGGCTACTGGCAGAATCCGCGGCCGATCTGCGAGGCACTTACCTTGGTCTCGCGGGAGATCCGTCGATCACTGCGCTGGTCGAAAGCTCTGACGCGCTTCTGCTGCTCGGGGTCATCGTGTCCGACACCAACTTTGCCGTGTCGGCCCAACGCATTGATCTTCGCCATGCCATCCAGGCGCTTGAGGGGCGTGTCGTGATGGGCCACCATGTTTATCCGGACCTACCACTCACGGCGCTTATTGACGCAATGCTGGAACGGACTCCGATCGATGCCCATGTGGTTGCGACACCGCGAGCGGACACTTTGCCTGCTGGTGCCTGGGTCGCGGATGACTCGCCAGTCGCGCCCATTGACATCGCCGCGGCCGTCAACGCTCTGATCCGCCAACACGGGTCGATGCCGCTGGCCAGCGATGTCGGGGACTGTTTATTCACGGCCATGGACATAGGCCCCGCCGAGATGATTGCGCCCGGTTACTACGCAACAATGGGCTATGGCGTACCAGCCGGCCTTGGCTTGCAAGCGGCAACTGGGCAACGACCCATTATTCTGGTGGGTGACGGCGCCTTTCAAATGACCGGGTGGGAATTGGGAAACGCCTCTCACTACGGTTGGGATCCGATCGTGCTCGTGTTCAATAACGCCGCTTGGGAGATGTTGCACGTGTTTGAGCCTTCGGCGCGATTCAATACGCTGCCAGCCTGGGACTTTGCGTCCATGGCGGCGGGTATGGGAGGCGATGGCGTCGTGGTTCGCACCCGCGCGGAACTCAAAAGCGCGCTGAAGCATGCGCACGCCACACGCGGGCGGTTTCAGTTGCTGGACATAAGGCTAGCTCCGGGAGTACTGTCACCAACCCTGGAGCGCTTCGTACACGCCGTGCGGCGGCTATCCACCGGCACCCCCGAGGAATGA
- a CDS encoding SCP2 domain-containing protein gives MTLPLDRERGPTGTHDFIFGSWLNGLGATAVRMAGAVPEPVRNIIRALPTQPPSFALARVLDRVLLPHLDAEIRLALSGRAVHVELQDLGLRLRLQLNARGFGLAPSQSTPAVTIHSTSVALWRLARGVDDADRLFFERALVMEGDTEFGLLLKNTLDAIGPLWG, from the coding sequence ATGACATTGCCGCTTGATCGCGAACGTGGACCCACCGGCACACACGACTTCATCTTTGGATCTTGGCTCAATGGCCTGGGTGCAACTGCAGTGCGCATGGCTGGCGCCGTCCCCGAACCGGTGCGCAATATCATCCGCGCATTACCGACGCAGCCCCCCTCGTTTGCGCTGGCTCGTGTGCTTGATCGCGTCTTACTGCCACACTTGGATGCCGAGATCCGCTTGGCGCTGTCCGGGCGAGCGGTACATGTGGAGCTCCAGGATCTCGGCTTGCGTCTGCGTTTGCAACTTAATGCGCGAGGCTTCGGTTTGGCTCCATCGCAATCGACCCCAGCTGTGACCATTCACAGCACAAGCGTAGCCCTTTGGCGCCTCGCCAGAGGAGTCGATGACGCCGATCGCTTGTTCTTTGAGCGAGCATTGGTGATGGAGGGCGACACTGAATTCGGTTTGCTGCTGAAAAACACACTGGATGCCATTGGCCCACTGTGGGGGTAA
- a CDS encoding U32 family peptidase, giving the protein MPESMNHARIAITVGPLQYWWPRSTLLDFYEHIADSPADTVVLGEIVCSRRNEMKHSDWLALGRDLTRAGKEVVLASQALIMSEGELRSVRVIAEQEEFAVEAGDASALEAIAQVRQGQGKSLPFVLGPHINVYNREALTEHAEMGACRWVAPPELPLSSIAKVNPVDDRVRGVAGEVATEVWAFGRIPLSFSARCFTARHHRLTKDACEFRCRNDADGLLLNSSEGEPFLSLNGTQIQSAGMQALIGEANSLRQAGVSRVRLSPCSERFTDVLSCFDTVYNHGGSAIDALASLRTLPLPGTLVNGYIYRHPGMHFVEPGGEVYDA; this is encoded by the coding sequence ATGCCCGAGTCCATGAATCACGCCAGAATCGCAATCACCGTCGGGCCACTTCAATATTGGTGGCCCCGGTCCACATTGCTCGACTTCTATGAGCACATCGCCGACAGTCCTGCCGACACCGTCGTGTTGGGGGAGATCGTCTGCTCGCGGCGCAACGAAATGAAGCATTCGGACTGGCTTGCGCTGGGGCGCGATCTGACCCGCGCTGGCAAAGAGGTTGTTCTGGCCTCTCAGGCCTTGATCATGAGTGAAGGCGAGTTGCGATCAGTGCGCGTTATTGCGGAGCAGGAGGAATTTGCCGTGGAGGCTGGTGACGCCTCCGCGCTTGAGGCGATTGCCCAAGTGCGACAGGGGCAAGGGAAAAGCCTGCCTTTCGTGCTTGGACCCCACATCAATGTTTACAACCGCGAAGCACTCACGGAACACGCAGAAATGGGTGCGTGCCGTTGGGTCGCTCCTCCCGAACTGCCTTTGAGCTCCATTGCCAAAGTAAATCCCGTTGATGATCGGGTACGTGGAGTTGCAGGCGAAGTCGCCACGGAAGTGTGGGCCTTCGGCCGGATACCGTTGTCTTTTTCGGCGCGATGCTTCACCGCACGACACCATCGTTTGACGAAGGATGCGTGTGAATTCCGCTGCCGCAATGACGCGGATGGGTTGCTCTTGAACAGCAGCGAAGGTGAGCCCTTTCTTAGCTTGAATGGCACTCAGATCCAGTCCGCAGGGATGCAGGCCCTTATTGGCGAGGCGAACAGTCTGCGCCAAGCTGGCGTTTCGCGCGTCCGCCTTTCACCATGCAGCGAACGCTTCACGGATGTGCTTTCGTGTTTCGATACTGTTTACAACCACGGGGGATCAGCCATTGACGCGCTGGCCAGCCTGCGCACTCTTCCCTTGCCAGGGACATTGGTTAATGGCTATATCTACCGCCATCCGGGGATGCATTTTGTGGAACCTGGCGGCGAAGTCTATGATGCCTAA
- a CDS encoding peptidase U32 family protein, which produces MPTTHSQPELVCPAGSLRALQMAVDAGANAVYLGLRDATNARNFAGLNFDAAQVRAGIAYAHERGAQVFMALNTFADARDPKPWFRAVDQALDLGADALIVADTAVLAYAHQHHPGVRLHLSVQASATSYAAIEFYRQRYGIQRAVLPRVLTLSQVAHVVRHTSVDIEVFGFGSLCVMVEGRCALSSYATGSSPNNAGVCSPPSAVRWVDQHGAVEARLNGVLIDRYAPDEPRAYPTLCKGRFEVNGVHDYALEEPTSLNTLELLPQLVDAGVKAIKIEGRQRSPSYVAEVTRVWRAAIDLAASGKRYAVQQTWSSQLGRWAEGQQHTLGAYDRPWR; this is translated from the coding sequence ATGCCAACCACGCATAGCCAACCCGAACTGGTCTGCCCGGCCGGATCCCTTCGTGCCCTTCAGATGGCGGTTGATGCAGGCGCAAATGCCGTTTATCTGGGCCTGCGTGATGCGACGAATGCACGCAATTTCGCTGGATTGAACTTCGATGCAGCGCAGGTCCGCGCAGGCATTGCGTACGCCCATGAACGCGGCGCGCAGGTGTTCATGGCGCTCAATACCTTTGCGGATGCACGCGACCCTAAACCCTGGTTTCGGGCGGTCGACCAAGCGCTTGACCTCGGCGCCGACGCGCTCATCGTCGCTGACACTGCAGTGCTGGCTTATGCCCACCAGCATCATCCAGGGGTACGTCTGCACTTGTCTGTGCAGGCCTCGGCCACGAGCTACGCAGCCATCGAGTTCTACCGCCAACGCTATGGCATCCAGCGCGCCGTGCTGCCGCGAGTCCTGACCCTGTCACAAGTGGCGCATGTCGTTCGCCACACCAGCGTGGACATCGAGGTCTTCGGCTTCGGAAGTCTGTGTGTGATGGTGGAAGGGCGGTGCGCACTGTCGTCGTATGCCACAGGATCATCGCCCAACAATGCTGGGGTCTGTTCGCCCCCGTCTGCCGTGCGTTGGGTTGATCAGCACGGAGCCGTGGAAGCTCGCCTGAATGGCGTGCTGATTGATCGGTATGCACCAGATGAGCCGCGTGCGTACCCCACGCTATGCAAAGGCCGCTTCGAAGTCAATGGCGTGCACGATTACGCGCTTGAAGAGCCCACAAGTCTCAACACCCTCGAGCTCCTGCCCCAGTTGGTCGATGCCGGGGTCAAAGCCATCAAGATCGAAGGCCGCCAACGTAGCCCCAGCTATGTCGCCGAAGTCACGCGGGTTTGGCGCGCTGCGATTGACCTGGCTGCGTCGGGCAAGCGGTACGCGGTACAGCAAACCTGGTCAAGCCAACTTGGTCGATGGGCCGAAGGCCAACAGCATACGCTTGGCGCTTATGACCGTCCGTGGCGGTAA
- a CDS encoding anaerobic ribonucleoside-triphosphate reductase activating protein: MEALRVGGLTPMTTIDFPGKLAAVVFCQGCPWRCGYCHNPHLLEAGAPVAHDWSAILALLQRRRGLLDAVVFSGGEPTLQSALPEAMTQVRDLGFELGLHTAGMYPQRLKEVLAIADWVGFDVKAPWDRYDTLTGVPGSGERAKASLGQLLDSGVAFECRTTWHAGLYSQERLLAMGAALAAQGVRRWTVQGCRLPAQLMRNGAPVDQSFPTDRLKALRGLRVGLRELGAQAA; the protein is encoded by the coding sequence ATGGAGGCACTGCGCGTGGGTGGGCTCACTCCCATGACCACGATCGACTTCCCGGGCAAGCTTGCAGCAGTGGTTTTCTGTCAGGGATGCCCTTGGCGCTGCGGCTATTGCCACAACCCACACCTGCTTGAAGCAGGCGCCCCGGTTGCGCACGATTGGAGCGCCATATTGGCCCTCTTGCAGCGTCGCAGAGGCCTGCTCGACGCAGTTGTTTTTTCCGGCGGCGAGCCCACCTTGCAATCTGCTCTGCCAGAGGCGATGACGCAGGTGCGGGACCTCGGGTTTGAGCTTGGCCTGCACACAGCAGGCATGTATCCCCAGCGCCTGAAGGAGGTGCTTGCAATAGCCGATTGGGTTGGCTTTGATGTGAAAGCTCCATGGGATCGCTACGACACGCTCACTGGCGTGCCGGGCAGCGGAGAACGCGCCAAGGCGTCTCTTGGCCAACTCTTGGATAGCGGCGTGGCATTCGAGTGCCGGACCACTTGGCACGCTGGCCTCTATAGCCAGGAGAGGCTGCTTGCCATGGGAGCGGCACTGGCCGCGCAAGGTGTGCGTCGTTGGACAGTGCAAGGCTGCCGCTTACCTGCGCAACTCATGCGCAATGGGGCGCCCGTCGATCAAAGTTTTCCTACCGATCGGCTTAAAGCACTGCGAGGTCTTAGGGTCGGGCTGCGCGAGTTGGGTGCCCAAGCAGCCTGA
- the nrdD gene encoding anaerobic ribonucleoside-triphosphate reductase has product MTNFSNPAPCNESEYLQLRDDERQPCEVWTRVMGYHRPVSSFNVGKQGEHHERQFFGEQRCALGT; this is encoded by the coding sequence ATGACAAACTTCTCGAACCCGGCCCCCTGCAATGAATCCGAATATCTACAACTGCGCGATGATGAACGCCAACCCTGCGAGGTCTGGACGCGCGTTATGGGTTACCACCGGCCCGTCTCAAGCTTCAATGTCGGCAAGCAAGGTGAACACCACGAACGTCAGTTCTTCGGCGAGCAGCGCTGCGCGCTCGGCACCTGA
- a CDS encoding ribonucleoside triphosphate reductase → MNSTSTDHSLTLPREVIKRNDVRVAFDAGKIRSALRRAGEATGEFGSEQAQVLCDAAVKVLIHRFGNRASSVEQIQDVVEHTLIAADHFKTARAYIVYREQHAKMRQDQRSWVDVQSSVNEYLTRSDWRVNANANQGYSLGGLILNVAGKVTANYWLSHVYPAEIGEAHRNADIHIHDLDMLAGYCAGWSLRTLLTEGLNGVPGKVEAGPPRHMSSAVGQIVNFLGTLQNEWAGAQAFSSFDTYMAPFVRKDGMDYPAVRQCVQELIYNLNVPSRWGTQTPFTNLTFDWTCPEDLRGQTPRIGDQDMPFVYGDLQAEMDLINRAYIDVMTAGDAKGRVFTFPIPTYNITKDFPWESENALRLFDMTAKYGLPYFQNFINSDLAPNMVRSMCCRLQLDLRELLKRGNGLFGSAEQTGSVGVVTINCARLGHLHSGDEQGLLRRLDTLLDMGRQSLEIKRKVIQRLMDEGLFPYTKRYLGTLRNHFSTLGVNGINELIRNFTANEHDITTSWGQAFAIRLLDHVRDRITAFQEETGHLYNLEATPAEGTTYRFAKEDRKRYAGIIQAGTQAQPYYTNSSQLPVGFTDDPFEALERQEPLQSRYTGGTVLHLYMSEQISSGSACRDLVRRALTRFRLPYITITPTFSICPTHGYLTGEHRFCPKCDDEILARKRNLLAA, encoded by the coding sequence ATGAATAGCACAAGCACCGACCATAGTCTGACGCTTCCACGTGAGGTAATTAAGCGCAATGATGTTCGAGTCGCATTCGACGCAGGCAAGATTCGATCGGCCCTGCGGCGCGCTGGTGAGGCAACCGGGGAGTTTGGCTCAGAGCAAGCACAAGTCCTCTGCGATGCCGCGGTCAAAGTCCTCATTCATCGCTTCGGAAACCGCGCGTCAAGCGTCGAGCAAATCCAGGATGTTGTCGAGCACACGCTGATCGCCGCGGACCACTTCAAAACGGCACGCGCCTATATCGTCTATCGTGAGCAGCATGCCAAGATGCGCCAAGACCAAAGGTCCTGGGTGGATGTGCAAAGCTCGGTGAATGAGTATCTGACGCGTAGCGATTGGCGCGTCAACGCCAATGCCAATCAAGGCTACTCCCTCGGGGGCCTTATCCTCAACGTTGCGGGAAAAGTCACTGCAAATTACTGGCTTTCCCACGTCTATCCCGCTGAGATTGGCGAGGCCCATCGCAACGCCGACATCCATATTCATGACTTGGACATGTTGGCTGGCTATTGCGCGGGCTGGTCCCTGCGTACCCTGCTTACTGAGGGACTCAATGGTGTACCGGGGAAGGTGGAGGCGGGACCACCTCGACACATGAGTTCCGCTGTCGGTCAGATCGTCAATTTCCTGGGGACTTTGCAGAACGAATGGGCTGGAGCGCAAGCGTTCTCCTCGTTCGACACATATATGGCGCCTTTTGTGCGCAAGGATGGGATGGACTATCCGGCCGTCCGCCAGTGTGTGCAGGAGTTGATCTACAACCTCAACGTGCCCTCGCGCTGGGGTACCCAGACGCCCTTCACCAACTTGACGTTCGACTGGACTTGCCCGGAGGATCTTCGCGGGCAGACACCCCGGATCGGCGACCAGGACATGCCCTTCGTCTACGGGGACCTTCAGGCCGAGATGGACCTCATCAACCGGGCTTACATCGACGTGATGACCGCCGGCGACGCCAAAGGTCGCGTGTTCACCTTTCCGATTCCCACGTACAACATCACCAAGGATTTTCCATGGGAATCAGAGAATGCGCTGCGGCTTTTCGACATGACCGCCAAATACGGGCTTCCCTATTTTCAGAACTTCATCAACTCTGATCTCGCGCCCAACATGGTGCGCTCCATGTGTTGCCGCCTGCAACTTGACCTGCGCGAGCTTCTCAAGCGCGGAAACGGTCTGTTCGGCTCAGCCGAACAGACCGGATCGGTCGGGGTAGTCACAATCAATTGTGCGCGTTTGGGACATCTACACAGCGGCGATGAACAGGGGCTTCTGCGCCGGCTCGACACCTTGCTGGATATGGGAAGGCAAAGCCTGGAGATCAAACGCAAGGTCATCCAGCGCCTTATGGATGAAGGCCTGTTTCCCTACACCAAAAGGTATCTCGGCACGTTGCGTAACCATTTTTCCACGCTCGGCGTCAACGGCATCAATGAACTCATCCGCAATTTCACTGCGAACGAGCATGACATCACCACGTCCTGGGGGCAAGCATTCGCCATCCGGTTGCTGGACCATGTTCGCGACCGCATCACCGCCTTTCAGGAGGAGACCGGACACCTCTACAACCTTGAAGCAACACCGGCGGAAGGCACAACGTACCGCTTTGCAAAGGAGGACCGCAAGCGCTATGCGGGGATCATCCAAGCGGGCACCCAAGCACAACCCTATTACACCAATTCCTCGCAGCTGCCTGTCGGCTTCACCGATGATCCCTTTGAGGCGCTTGAGCGCCAGGAGCCTTTGCAGTCCAGGTACACAGGAGGCACTGTCCTGCACCTGTACATGAGCGAGCAGATCTCAAGCGGTTCAGCTTGCCGAGATCTCGTACGCCGCGCGCTCACACGGTTTCGCTTGCCATACATCACCATTACGCCCACGTTTTCAATTTGCCCAACCCACGGCTACCTCACCGGTGAACACCGGTTCTGTCCGAAATGTGACGACGAGATTCTGGCCCGCAAGCGCAACTTGCTCGCCGCATGA
- a CDS encoding transposase: MQRCKTTLKLYPNAAQMARLEAWTRLHLSDTRQLKPSQRCSACWELAPKTLAERMHVRPHCGNIMPRDQNSALVVLIDAHAVQQISFRDTPGTGVSARPKPLPRQRGKSRSLTREAHATTRCV; this comes from the coding sequence ATGCAACGTTGCAAAACCACACTCAAGCTGTACCCCAATGCCGCGCAGATGGCGCGGCTGGAGGCTTGGACGCGACTGCACCTGAGCGATACGCGCCAGCTCAAACCGTCGCAGCGCTGCTCGGCCTGTTGGGAACTCGCTCCCAAGACGCTTGCCGAGCGCATGCATGTCCGCCCGCACTGCGGGAACATCATGCCGCGCGACCAGAACAGCGCGTTGGTGGTTCTCATCGACGCGCATGCAGTGCAGCAAATCTCTTTTCGGGACACGCCTGGGACGGGCGTGTCGGCGAGACCTAAACCTCTGCCACGGCAACGTGGCAAGTCCAGATCCTTGACCCGCGAAGCCCACGCTACAACGCGATGCGTTTAG
- a CDS encoding metalloregulator ArsR/SmtB family transcription factor yields MQSKMIPVPPVNFTRIVEDEASERVFVLAAEFFSALATPIRLRILSTICNQGKSVGAIVKAVASTQPNVSQHLKMLYLAGLVAKHRMGNEIVYRVQSEEVLQVCRTVCMRIAIDLDTPDRLELVNRSTSFSQSPAAS; encoded by the coding sequence ATGCAGTCAAAAATGATTCCCGTGCCCCCCGTAAACTTCACACGTATCGTTGAAGACGAGGCATCAGAAAGGGTGTTCGTCTTGGCCGCCGAGTTTTTCAGCGCGCTGGCCACGCCGATTCGACTCCGCATCTTGAGCACCATCTGCAATCAAGGCAAAAGCGTGGGCGCGATTGTTAAGGCAGTTGCGTCCACACAGCCAAACGTCTCACAGCACCTCAAGATGCTGTACCTTGCCGGACTCGTGGCGAAGCACCGCATGGGCAACGAGATTGTCTACCGCGTTCAAAGCGAGGAGGTTCTTCAGGTCTGTCGCACGGTTTGCATGAGAATCGCGATCGACTTGGATACACCGGATCGTTTGGAATTGGTAAATCGATCGACAAGTTTTTCGCAAAGCCCCGCTGCATCCTGA
- a CDS encoding helix-turn-helix domain-containing protein yields the protein MADSMRRAQQNLLVLGSMQGAERLVHFLLDLSDRHRGLGLSSREFALRMTRKDIGSYLGMYSETVSRLFARFENAGLIQMTRRHQVQIPDRTALAALLGRQSVSLRIVGASPVAPD from the coding sequence GTGGCCGACAGCATGCGACGCGCACAGCAAAACTTGCTTGTCCTTGGCAGCATGCAAGGCGCTGAGCGTCTGGTGCATTTTTTGTTGGACTTGTCGGATCGTCATCGCGGGCTCGGGCTTTCCTCGCGCGAATTTGCTTTGCGCATGACGCGCAAGGACATCGGCAGCTATCTTGGTATGTATTCAGAGACGGTCAGTCGACTCTTTGCGCGATTTGAAAATGCAGGCCTGATTCAAATGACGCGGCGGCATCAAGTGCAGATCCCCGACCGCACTGCCCTTGCCGCGCTACTTGGCCGCCAGTCAGTATCTCTGAGGATCGTCGGCGCAAGCCCCGTTGCTCCTGATTGA
- a CDS encoding S16 family serine protease: protein MILASFLGARYARAVPLSLSASVVFEQSYGPVEGDSASLAELCALMSDLANLPIRQSLAVTGSVNQFGDVQAVGAVNEKIEGFFDICSARGLTGEQGVLIPSANVKHLMLRPDVVTACAEGKFHVYAVHNVDETIELLTGVPAGELDADGMVPEGTINFLVAAELTDLSAIRQAFTAPVRRQARNRRKSGHPLADGKA, encoded by the coding sequence ATGATCCTGGCCTCCTTCCTTGGGGCCCGGTATGCCCGTGCCGTTCCCCTGTCTCTTTCGGCCAGCGTGGTCTTCGAACAATCCTACGGCCCGGTAGAAGGCGACAGCGCTTCTTTGGCGGAGTTATGCGCCTTGATGTCCGATTTGGCCAACCTGCCAATCCGGCAGTCGTTGGCGGTCACCGGCTCCGTTAACCAATTCGGCGATGTACAGGCAGTAGGCGCCGTCAATGAGAAAATCGAAGGGTTCTTCGATATCTGCAGCGCTCGCGGCCTCACGGGCGAACAGGGGGTTCTCATCCCATCCGCAAATGTCAAACACCTGATGCTGCGGCCAGATGTCGTGACAGCTTGCGCCGAAGGGAAATTTCATGTCTATGCGGTGCATAACGTGGACGAAACCATCGAGCTTTTAACGGGTGTGCCTGCCGGCGAGCTTGACGCAGATGGAATGGTCCCGGAAGGAACCATCAATTTTCTGGTTGCTGCTGAACTCACTGATTTGTCGGCGATACGCCAGGCGTTCACCGCTCCGGTTCGACGGCAGGCCCGAAATCGCCGCAAGAGCGGGCACCCGCTCGCCGATGGGAAGGCTTAG